The sequence TCGATAAGATGTTTGGTACATCCTATATCAAAGTGATAATTATGTCCAATATATGCTGGTGTAACAAGTAGACTATATATAAAAACCATTCACTCTTATACATGTGTACGTTTTTCTCCATAAATGTATCAAATGGTGAggacagaaaaagaagaaattaatcaCCTAGAGAACAACGTCGGGCAGGGAGCAATGCCACTAGGCTAATTGCGTCCCACTTCGTCCACCATGATGTCCCATACCAATCATAGATCCGCCGCCGCCGACATCATCGCgaacgatttttctttctttgtaataaatttcttcGCTTTCCTTATCGCATAATAACAACACTGCTCcaccaaataaaaatatagccgCACCCCAACCAACTCCGTATGCCCAACCAAATTCCCACATTGGTCGGTTTCCTGTATAATATAATTcttatcatataaaatatttaaaaaggtaGAATTGATCGTTtggtaggaattttaaaatatatattttagagaTGTCCAAACTTACCAAAGTTAAGTTCTGCAGCAAAACACACTGGGTATATTACTAAAGCTATTAAGAGTGATACcactaaaatataagaaaaatatagatgtactttacaaaaatacatacactatatatacatatatttatattacaaaaatactatacatatatttactgtTTTAAGTAATGAATCTTACATGCAAATCCCATGCAGAAGACTGcaaatctataatatttatgtttgtCACGATTATCTTGTGACCTTAAACCAAGACCAGTGAGGATCGTTGCTGCAATATCTGTTATTAGACATACAACACATAAGGCAGCAGCTGCTTTTATATAAgctgtaaagaaagaaaaactaaattaattccttaaagaattctaccaaatgtaattattttgtttgaACATACCAACATCTCTAGCTTGGAAACATCCTGCCGAATCTGGCACATTAAATGGGAGAGGAGTAGGTGCTGCTTCTTCAATGCAATGTGCAAATAGACCTTGTCTCCATCCCAATGCCATTAACCAGTCGGTAGAGGCTAAGCCCattatcattaataatattactattattccACATATGAATGCTATCACCTGTAACATAAAAACAAAATTGCATCTTTATCATTTAATTCAGAAAAGTATATTTTCATCACTAATTCTGTACTACACAATACTATAGAATTTTAGCTCCAATATTATTTAAGCCTATTAGAAGGCAAACTGATCAACTGCACTTTCTGAACTATGTAAGTTGAACTTCTCAAAGTACAAATACAACttctatatatacattttcagatttatttcaaacttgaacAACATAATTATGATACTAAAGTGTCTTTACAAAGTtgatcaaatttcaattttcagttatactttgtataatacataatatatttataaaaagtttctacaagtgttcaaatactttcataaaCTACTGTACATGAACAGTCAATCATTACAAAAAGTACTCATTATCACCTCTACGAACTTATAAAAAAGACATCCCGAATATACCTGTGCGATCTCAGTATCGCCCATGTGATCTTCCGCGACTGTATACATGATCATCGTAAATCCAGCGTACACTGTTAAGATTAGTCCCAACGGACAAAACCAAAATGCACCTATCTAATTAAGAGGGTCTCAAACTCTTCACACTTTCTTTGGTCTCTTCAACGAATACCATTTACGGGACATCGTACACTCCTCCGCACATCACTCTCAACAAACGTCGAGAAAGCATTTAGAAACGATTCAGAGACATGAAACTCTCCCAAAATGACAAACACTTCCAGGGTAAACACAGCTCGCGTTTCCCGTATATATACCTTTGTTCGATacgaataaaacaataatttttctaatcaaGTTCCCGCTTCGAACGCCACGCGAAGTACATTTTGTTGGTAGAGCTATCTCCTTTGTTTCTATATTGGTTTATtcactaaaaaaaaaatggaaaaatatcgtTTGGCTAGCAAGATCGAACAGAGACAATCTCCATCCAAAGTTGGGGGAGTAATTGGGTTCCAGGGAAGCTGCGCCCATTAAAGGTCGTGGCGCAGTGCGCGTACGTGATAGAGGGTGCTTTTTAGGATAGACGAAAATTGAGAAGAACGCTtccatttatagaaattttcctAATCACGTGACTGTACAAATAATTCAGCTTTCTTAAGTagatattgatatatatattctatctttattgatataatgtatgttattaataaaatattatacatttttatatttttatgaacataattaaaaaatttggagGCAAACAGAAATTCCTTTCatccactaaatattataaaatactgtACTTTAAATATTATGTGGATTTTTACACccttaaatttctcaaaatgCATGAACATCCCTAgtttgattattaataatagtaatcaTATAACATTGGAATTCGAAATTTAGTCATAttgattgatatttttaaatcaaattccATTTATGATATTTTGATCACTTCAtgatttagaataatttttattgttttataataatataactgtaattataaatattttcagaatataAGATAAGATTCATACAACATATtgaagttaaaaataaattaaaacatttaaaacttACCTTGAAAGGTCTAGTAATAGTGATTGTTTCAATAGTGGTTGCTTGTGGCATTGTTTGTGTCTATAAGTGtatctgaaaataaaattgattcataataataaaaaaaaatgaaaacaatagtacgaatagaataaaattgtaaataatgtaatagaatcaaaataatcattttgtaaaaaacataaataatagGAGAAATGAATAATCATTGATAATGATATGTTAAATCAGATAAACTAAGTAAAGATCATTGTGGTAAATTTTTttcatctattttatatttattttttgtacataatgtattttacaaaaatggagAGTTTACTTTCTAAAATCAccttttataacgttattcaatATGTGTAcaacttttaaaaaattttatattttaatcagtaCAAACTTCTTAACACATTGCAGTAGAATCTTTTATCTAATAATATAACTTGAGTTAACTAACATAGTAAACGATACTTGTTACAAATTCCagaagtagaaaaatatt comes from Bombus terrestris chromosome 7, iyBomTerr1.2, whole genome shotgun sequence and encodes:
- the LOC100650926 gene encoding transmembrane protein 47 isoform X1 encodes the protein MIMYTVAEDHMGDTEIAQVIAFICGIIVILLMIMGLASTDWLMALGWRQGLFAHCIEEAAPTPLPFNVPDSAGCFQARDVAYIKAAAALCVVCLITDIAATILTGLGLRSQDNRDKHKYYRFAVFCMGFALVSLLIALVIYPVCFAAELNFGNRPMWEFGWAYGVGWGAAIFLFGGAVLLLCDKESEEIYYKERKIVRDDVGGGGSMIGMGHHGGRSGTQLA
- the LOC100650926 gene encoding transmembrane protein 47 isoform X2 codes for the protein MPQATTIETITITRPFKVIAFICGIIVILLMIMGLASTDWLMALGWRQGLFAHCIEEAAPTPLPFNVPDSAGCFQARDVAYIKAAAALCVVCLITDIAATILTGLGLRSQDNRDKHKYYRFAVFCMGFALVSLLIALVIYPVCFAAELNFGNRPMWEFGWAYGVGWGAAIFLFGGAVLLLCDKESEEIYYKERKIVRDDVGGGGSMIGMGHHGGRSGTQLA